In Lactococcus garvieae subsp. garvieae, the following proteins share a genomic window:
- a CDS encoding 4-hydroxyphenylacetate 3-hydroxylase N-terminal domain-containing protein produces MTTKDGNLNDGRAVYYQGKRIEDFTAEPVFARTLKYIQRYYELQNEKADHMYEDKGVQRPAMFLPPKSIEDLAKKRKIYEDVARESFGMLGRTPDFIDTGIAVLDYYAYILGADQRTNYALNAKKWGEDVKNKDLFVSHAIQNPQVDRSKNLNTLLEEGQEFAAVWIKEERPDGVLVRGAKQVNTLAPLADELMVFNLPGLSSEDKKFALAFSVPLATEGVKIVCRKSTMREGFSLKDYPLSGAFDEMDAFIIFDDVFIPNERLFVCGDVALSNAFFEGSGFFVHTAHQDEVRGYVKLEFVTGLAVRLAEKLGLTEFLRVQEILGTLTVNLEMIKSSILASEYTAYIENEVLRPNMQVLLAVRASLTKYYDEALRAIAEFASGSIVGVPDFREFENSDIADLLKASMSSPLIQAEERALLLNLAWDITGESFGQRQRTYEFLHGGNPMWIKNMHWKTADLSKAYDMIDKVLENAKAEK; encoded by the coding sequence ATGACGACAAAAGATGGAAACTTGAATGACGGACGTGCTGTATACTATCAAGGAAAACGCATCGAAGATTTTACAGCAGAGCCAGTTTTTGCACGGACTTTAAAATACATTCAACGCTATTACGAGTTGCAAAACGAAAAAGCAGATCATATGTATGAGGATAAGGGTGTTCAACGTCCTGCAATGTTTCTTCCACCCAAAAGCATTGAAGATTTGGCCAAAAAACGTAAGATTTATGAGGATGTGGCGCGTGAGAGCTTTGGCATGTTAGGACGTACGCCTGATTTTATTGATACTGGCATTGCTGTCCTTGATTATTATGCCTATATTCTTGGAGCAGATCAACGTACGAATTATGCACTCAATGCTAAAAAATGGGGAGAAGATGTTAAGAATAAAGACTTATTTGTTTCCCATGCAATTCAGAATCCTCAAGTAGATCGTTCGAAAAATTTGAATACCTTGCTTGAAGAAGGGCAAGAATTTGCAGCAGTTTGGATCAAAGAAGAGCGTCCAGATGGGGTTCTTGTTCGTGGTGCAAAACAGGTCAATACTTTGGCGCCTTTAGCTGATGAATTAATGGTCTTTAACTTACCGGGGCTCTCATCTGAAGATAAAAAGTTTGCCCTGGCTTTTTCTGTTCCTTTAGCTACTGAAGGTGTGAAAATTGTCTGTCGTAAATCCACAATGCGAGAGGGATTTTCCCTCAAAGACTATCCCCTTTCGGGAGCTTTTGACGAGATGGATGCATTTATCATTTTTGATGATGTCTTTATCCCAAACGAACGTCTTTTTGTTTGTGGTGATGTTGCTTTGTCGAATGCCTTCTTTGAAGGTTCAGGATTTTTTGTGCATACGGCACATCAAGATGAAGTTCGCGGCTATGTGAAGTTAGAATTTGTAACCGGCTTAGCTGTACGCTTAGCAGAAAAATTAGGCTTGACTGAGTTTTTGCGCGTGCAAGAGATTTTAGGAACTTTAACAGTAAATTTGGAAATGATCAAATCCAGTATTCTGGCGAGCGAATATACTGCGTATATAGAAAATGAAGTTTTAAGACCAAATATGCAAGTTTTACTTGCCGTTCGGGCCAGTTTAACAAAGTATTATGATGAAGCCCTTCGGGCCATTGCTGAATTTGCGAGTGGCTCAATCGTTGGCGTGCCAGATTTTCGTGAATTTGAAAATTCCGACATTGCTGACCTTTTGAAAGCAAGTATGAGTAGCCCATTGATTCAGGCAGAGGAGCGTGCCCTTTTGCTTAATTTAGCCTGGGATATTACTGGCGAATCATTTGGGCAACGTCAAAGAACTTATGAATTTCTGCACGGTGGCAATCCCATGTGGATCAAAAATATGCACTGGAAGACTGCAGACTTAAGTAAAGCATACGACATGATTGATAAGGTTTTAGAAAATGCAAAAGCTGAAAAATGA
- the tilS gene encoding tRNA lysidine(34) synthetase TilS has translation MNRFLKLVQQKGFFKEHRRVLVALSGGKDSMTLFNWLYAYRKELEIELFTAHVNYGLREVADWEEEQLKKKMAELQVELEVAHYDSGEKFSEEAGRMMRYEFFRQVMEDKKCTALVTAHHKGDQVETVLMREITGRRLRHLTGIPERQVFGSGELIRPLLTFNKADFDAEEYFEDVTNAGTDYLRNRIRNQYIPALTQENPQFSEAIIDMSQEISLAFSVIKDKIAELDIIKNEINLKIFLRQSKALQHFILQEYLEKFPDLQVSKAKFSELLWIIERPQQYRSELSSAYFFVKNAQHFMIVPNQPSPKKEIDIREEDPKDPSFMRIDIPMEGDIEIRQRQPGDYILMNGHHKKLRKFFIEQHVPLEKRENLLILVEKDIYAVTDLTVSDLSKALKNDKMKRTLWVKPTIREDIDNA, from the coding sequence ATGAATAGATTTCTAAAACTGGTTCAGCAAAAAGGATTTTTTAAAGAGCACAGACGCGTTTTAGTTGCCTTATCAGGTGGGAAAGATTCAATGACTCTTTTCAACTGGCTTTATGCTTACCGAAAAGAGCTTGAAATTGAGTTGTTTACAGCACATGTAAACTATGGTTTACGCGAGGTTGCAGACTGGGAAGAAGAACAACTGAAGAAAAAAATGGCGGAACTCCAGGTGGAGTTGGAAGTTGCTCATTACGATTCTGGTGAGAAATTCAGCGAAGAAGCGGGCAGAATGATGCGTTATGAGTTTTTTCGCCAAGTTATGGAAGATAAAAAGTGTACCGCTTTGGTCACAGCGCACCACAAAGGAGATCAAGTTGAAACAGTCCTCATGCGTGAAATCACAGGACGCCGTTTACGCCATTTGACTGGAATCCCTGAGCGTCAAGTTTTTGGTTCCGGTGAATTAATTCGTCCTTTGCTTACTTTTAATAAAGCAGATTTTGATGCGGAGGAATATTTTGAGGATGTCACCAATGCAGGAACAGACTACTTGCGCAATCGTATACGTAATCAATATATACCAGCTCTTACACAGGAAAACCCACAGTTTTCTGAGGCGATTATAGATATGTCGCAAGAAATAAGCTTGGCTTTTTCAGTCATCAAAGATAAGATAGCAGAGTTAGACATTATCAAGAACGAAATCAATCTCAAAATCTTCCTTCGACAATCGAAGGCTTTGCAACATTTTATTCTTCAAGAATACTTAGAAAAATTTCCTGACCTGCAAGTTTCTAAAGCAAAATTTTCAGAACTTTTATGGATTATTGAGCGACCGCAGCAATACCGTTCGGAATTGTCAAGCGCCTATTTTTTTGTGAAAAATGCCCAGCATTTCATGATTGTTCCGAACCAACCTTCCCCTAAAAAAGAAATCGACATAAGGGAGGAGGATCCCAAAGACCCAAGTTTCATGCGTATTGATATTCCGATGGAAGGTGATATTGAAATAAGGCAGCGTCAACCAGGGGATTATATTTTAATGAATGGGCATCATAAAAAATTGCGGAAATTTTTTATTGAACAACATGTTCCATTAGAAAAACGCGAAAATCTTTTAATTTTAGTTGAAAAAGATATCTATGCTGTCACTGATTTGACTGTTTCAGATTTGAGTAAAGCCCTTAAAAATGATAAAATGAAAAGGACGCTGTGGGTTAAACCCACTATAAGAGAGGATATTGATAATGCTTGA
- a CDS encoding S1 RNA-binding domain-containing protein, whose product MIGKIKSISKFGLFVLFSDSKTGLLRWSNIPKRQVKFKTGDLINVEVLKEREDGKVELSFIEKDFKETFGSFLEETGDRLRDLNTKNGNLRRL is encoded by the coding sequence GTGATTGGAAAAATAAAATCAATCAGTAAATTTGGACTTTTTGTCCTTTTTTCTGATTCAAAAACAGGTCTTTTACGATGGTCAAATATACCTAAAAGACAGGTGAAATTTAAAACAGGCGATCTTATTAATGTGGAAGTTTTGAAGGAACGGGAAGATGGAAAGGTAGAACTTTCTTTTATCGAAAAAGATTTTAAAGAAACTTTTGGGAGTTTTTTGGAAGAAACTGGAGATCGACTGAGAGATTTAAACACAAAAAACGGGAACCTTAGAAGATTATGA
- the hpt gene encoding hypoxanthine phosphoribosyltransferase — translation MLEKDIKKVLISEEEIQSKTIELGKILADEYKDKNPLLLGILRGSVPFLAELVKRMDIQLEMDFMTVSSYHGGTESSGEVKLLLDVATPVTGREIIIVEDIIDTGRTLKYLKELLEHRGATVKIVTLLDKPEGRVVEIDADYTGFTIPNEFVVGFGLDFDNHYRNLPYVGVLKEEVYNK, via the coding sequence ATGCTTGAAAAAGACATAAAAAAAGTACTCATTTCAGAAGAAGAAATCCAGAGTAAAACGATTGAACTTGGAAAAATTCTTGCTGATGAATATAAAGACAAAAATCCATTGCTTCTAGGTATTTTGCGTGGCTCAGTTCCCTTCCTTGCGGAATTAGTTAAACGCATGGATATCCAACTGGAAATGGATTTCATGACCGTTTCAAGCTATCATGGCGGAACAGAGTCTTCAGGTGAAGTAAAGTTGCTTCTTGATGTGGCTACTCCTGTAACTGGACGAGAAATTATTATTGTTGAAGATATCATCGATACTGGCCGTACGTTGAAATATCTGAAAGAGCTTCTTGAACACCGTGGGGCGACAGTTAAAATCGTCACACTTTTGGATAAACCAGAAGGACGCGTTGTAGAAATTGATGCAGATTACACTGGTTTCACAATTCCAAATGAATTCGTTGTCGGTTTCGGTCTTGATTTCGATAACCACTACCGTAACCTCCCTTATGTCGGTGTATTAAAAGAAGAAGTTTATAACAAATAA
- a CDS encoding septum formation initiator family protein, with the protein MDKQIIHLKNDYTNAKQIERTSHPLPRRKHLGIILIGAMLLFSLATISVVQSYQNLQKQIAMEAQAAQKNAALDHDLALKSSDISKLKDPTFLAKYARAKLDDSQANEKVFSIPELVNGGIEP; encoded by the coding sequence ATGGACAAACAAATTATTCATTTGAAAAATGACTATACGAATGCTAAACAAATAGAAAGAACATCTCATCCTCTACCTCGACGGAAACATCTAGGTATTATTTTGATTGGAGCCATGTTGCTATTTAGTTTAGCAACAATCAGTGTGGTTCAGTCTTATCAAAATTTGCAAAAACAAATTGCAATGGAGGCTCAAGCTGCACAGAAAAATGCAGCATTGGACCACGATTTGGCTCTTAAAAGTTCAGATATCAGTAAACTCAAAGATCCAACCTTCTTAGCAAAATATGCGCGTGCTAAATTAGATGATTCCCAAGCAAATGAGAAAGTTTTTAGCATTCCAGAACTTGTCAATGGTGGGATAGAGCCGTGA
- the ftsH gene encoding ATP-dependent zinc metalloprotease FtsH — MNNPNPNNNKNGGFIKSTLGWVLLVIVIVFGINAFFSGNQSNVDKISYSTLMSDIKDGNIKSLKMQPSDSLFTVSGEYKDPKPVEGNNNLPFLPGNNSKVTNFQSLIIPTDSVIKGVQTAAEEKGIQVSVVPASTSGMWIQILSYILPMLLMVGFFWLMMGGMGSRGGGGAGNPMSFGKSRAKQQDAKTSKVRFADVAGSEEEKQELVEVVDFLKNPKKYHDLGARIPAGVLLEGPPGTGKTLLAKAVAGEAGVPFYSISGSDFVEMFVGVGASRVRDLFENAKKTAPSIIFIDEIDAVGRQRGAGLGGGNDEREQTLNQLLVEMDGFQDNDNSVIVIAATNRSDVLDPALLRPGRFDRKVLVGAPDVKGREAVLRVHAKNKPLDSSVDLKVVAQQTPGFVGADLENVLNEAALVAARRDKKVIDASDIDEAQDRVIAGPAKKDKKISEREREMVAYHEAGHTIVGLVLSNANTVHKVTIVPRGRAGGYMIALPKEDQFLLSKEDMQENLAGLMGGRAAEQIIFNAITTGASNDFEQATRIARGMVTQYGMSERLGTISYEGSQAVFIGRDYGQTKTYSEATAQAIDEEIRAITKEAYDKAVEIIQAHREQHKAIALALLKYETLDAKQIMSLYKTGKMPDDVIEHENEPVEAKSFEEVLEDANKAQEEAANENKEDKTVE, encoded by the coding sequence ATGAACAATCCAAATCCTAACAACAATAAAAACGGAGGCTTTATTAAAAGCACTCTAGGTTGGGTCTTGCTTGTAATCGTCATTGTTTTCGGTATTAATGCTTTCTTTAGTGGCAATCAATCTAACGTTGATAAGATCAGCTACTCTACATTGATGAGTGACATTAAAGATGGTAATATTAAATCACTGAAAATGCAGCCTAGTGATAGTCTGTTTACAGTTTCTGGCGAATACAAGGATCCTAAACCTGTAGAAGGTAATAATAACCTTCCATTTTTACCAGGCAACAATTCTAAAGTAACGAATTTCCAATCGCTTATTATCCCTACAGACAGCGTGATTAAAGGTGTCCAAACAGCAGCAGAGGAAAAAGGTATCCAAGTGAGTGTCGTTCCAGCTTCAACAAGCGGCATGTGGATTCAAATCCTTTCATACATCTTACCAATGCTTCTCATGGTCGGCTTCTTCTGGCTGATGATGGGCGGAATGGGCTCACGTGGTGGCGGTGGTGCCGGCAATCCAATGAGCTTTGGTAAATCACGAGCTAAGCAACAAGACGCTAAAACTTCAAAAGTTCGCTTTGCAGACGTTGCAGGTTCAGAAGAAGAAAAACAAGAACTTGTCGAAGTTGTTGATTTCCTCAAAAATCCTAAAAAGTACCATGATCTTGGTGCACGTATCCCTGCTGGTGTTCTTTTAGAAGGCCCTCCAGGTACAGGTAAAACTTTGCTTGCAAAAGCTGTTGCCGGTGAAGCAGGCGTACCTTTCTATTCTATTTCTGGTTCCGACTTTGTCGAAATGTTTGTCGGTGTCGGTGCCAGCCGTGTCCGTGACCTTTTTGAAAACGCGAAGAAGACAGCACCATCAATCATCTTTATTGATGAAATTGATGCTGTAGGTCGTCAACGTGGCGCTGGTCTTGGCGGTGGTAATGATGAACGTGAACAAACACTTAACCAACTCTTGGTTGAGATGGATGGTTTCCAAGACAATGATAACTCTGTTATTGTTATCGCAGCGACAAACCGTTCAGACGTTCTCGACCCAGCCTTATTACGTCCAGGTCGTTTTGACCGTAAAGTACTTGTTGGCGCTCCTGATGTTAAAGGACGTGAAGCTGTACTTCGTGTGCATGCAAAAAACAAACCACTTGATTCAAGTGTTGACCTTAAAGTTGTGGCACAACAAACCCCTGGTTTTGTTGGAGCCGATCTTGAAAATGTCCTCAATGAAGCTGCTCTCGTGGCCGCACGTCGTGATAAAAAAGTTATCGATGCCTCAGATATTGATGAAGCACAAGACCGTGTTATTGCAGGACCAGCTAAGAAAGATAAGAAAATCTCTGAACGTGAACGTGAAATGGTGGCTTACCATGAAGCAGGGCATACAATCGTTGGTTTGGTTCTTTCAAATGCTAATACTGTCCATAAAGTTACTATCGTTCCACGTGGCCGCGCCGGTGGATATATGATCGCTCTTCCTAAGGAAGATCAATTCCTCCTTTCAAAAGAAGATATGCAAGAAAACCTTGCAGGTCTTATGGGTGGTCGTGCAGCTGAGCAAATTATCTTTAATGCTATTACGACAGGCGCTTCAAATGACTTTGAACAAGCTACACGTATCGCTCGTGGTATGGTGACACAATACGGTATGTCAGAAAGACTGGGTACAATCAGTTACGAAGGCAGTCAAGCTGTATTTATTGGACGTGATTACGGACAAACAAAAACTTATTCAGAAGCTACAGCACAAGCTATTGATGAAGAAATCCGTGCAATTACGAAAGAAGCTTACGATAAAGCTGTTGAGATTATCCAAGCTCACCGTGAACAACATAAAGCTATTGCGCTTGCCCTTCTTAAATACGAAACATTGGATGCTAAACAAATCATGTCTCTTTATAAGACAGGTAAAATGCCAGATGATGTTATCGAACACGAAAATGAGCCTGTAGAAGCAAAATCATTCGAGGAAGTCCTTGAAGATGCCAATAAAGCTCAAGAAGAAGCAGCTAATGAAAACAAAGAAGATAAAACAGTCGAATAA
- a CDS encoding serine hydrolase — MQKLKNEMNIAVWLVMIIMLMPAFFILPQKSQNVNLDATVKSLTQSKENYYTDIPSRAVTLTQVVAYKDAAMTQKVGEIPKQKQLEIINLKENMFELSNHTFVKADPKTIGSDVLLSKEEQKISVYTAKTAEVYYSPFTTYDKEVYTKLPEGQKLLTNQVATTHWGTYYEVNFNGGQTGWISKENLRFEDPKMLQAQEMLKQKYDESKYSIYVKQLDNSFTIGVNQKQKMYAASLSKLPILYWTQKRLNEGQATLSDKLLYNTAINTFKGSFEAGGTGTLPVIADNKSYALSEVIDRTAKNSDNVGSNLLAYYETGQFSPAFRSGVTKIAGEAWDPVEREASAEMTGRVLEALYNEGGYSFNALFDTQFDDIKIQAGLPKNVRVAHKIGAADAYNHDAAIVFANEPYILVVETKGGSDKLISQISKDVYEVLK, encoded by the coding sequence ATGCAAAAGCTGAAAAATGAAATGAATATAGCGGTTTGGTTGGTGATGATTATAATGCTCATGCCAGCCTTTTTTATCTTGCCACAAAAGAGTCAAAATGTGAACCTTGATGCTACAGTAAAAAGCTTAACACAAAGCAAGGAAAATTATTATACAGACATACCTTCTCGTGCTGTGACGCTTACTCAAGTCGTAGCCTATAAAGATGCAGCTATGACACAAAAAGTTGGGGAAATTCCGAAGCAAAAACAGCTTGAAATTATAAATTTAAAAGAAAATATGTTTGAATTGTCCAATCATACTTTTGTCAAAGCAGATCCCAAAACGATAGGTTCAGATGTTTTACTGAGCAAAGAGGAGCAAAAGATAAGCGTTTATACAGCAAAAACAGCTGAAGTTTATTATAGTCCGTTTACGACTTATGACAAGGAAGTTTACACAAAGCTTCCAGAAGGTCAAAAACTGCTTACCAATCAAGTTGCCACCACGCATTGGGGTACTTATTATGAGGTTAACTTTAATGGGGGGCAAACAGGATGGATTAGCAAGGAGAACTTGAGGTTTGAAGACCCTAAGATGCTTCAAGCTCAAGAGATGTTGAAGCAAAAATATGACGAGTCAAAGTACTCTATTTATGTTAAACAACTGGATAACTCGTTTACAATAGGTGTAAACCAAAAGCAAAAGATGTATGCAGCCAGTTTATCGAAACTTCCGATTTTGTATTGGACGCAAAAGCGATTAAATGAAGGTCAAGCAACCTTAAGCGATAAATTGCTATATAATACTGCAATTAATACCTTTAAAGGTTCATTTGAAGCTGGTGGAACAGGTACATTACCAGTTATAGCTGACAATAAAAGCTACGCCTTATCAGAAGTTATCGATCGGACAGCAAAAAATTCGGATAATGTGGGAAGCAATCTTTTAGCCTACTATGAAACGGGACAATTTTCTCCGGCTTTTCGAAGTGGGGTTACAAAAATCGCCGGGGAAGCCTGGGACCCGGTTGAGCGAGAAGCCTCAGCTGAAATGACTGGAAGAGTTCTTGAAGCTCTTTATAATGAAGGAGGCTACTCTTTCAATGCTTTATTTGATACCCAATTTGACGATATAAAAATACAAGCAGGCTTACCTAAAAATGTTCGTGTTGCTCATAAAATTGGTGCCGCCGATGCTTATAATCATGATGCAGCTATTGTCTTTGCAAATGAGCCTTATATCTTGGTGGTGGAAACAAAAGGTGGCAGTGACAAGCTCATTTCACAAATTTCCAAGGATGTTTATGAGGTGCTCAAATGA
- the recO gene encoding DNA repair protein RecO, which produces MKSVETRGLVLYTKNYREKDKLVKIFTESFGKRMFFVKNFARSKYASSLQNFTAASLMGTINDEGFSFLDDVSEAVTYKHISEDIFLNAHASYIISLADAAIPDNQYDSSLYAFVIKCMDLLDQGFDKEIITNIFEIQVLSRFGVALNCTECAFCHSKQGPFDYSYKFNACLCKNHFDEDMRRLHLDPNVLYLVHLFQEISLDQLEKISVKREMKEKIRLFIDGIYDEYVGIHLKSKKFLDGMKDWADIMKE; this is translated from the coding sequence ATGAAGAGTGTTGAAACCCGTGGGCTTGTCCTATATACTAAAAATTATCGTGAAAAGGATAAGTTGGTTAAAATTTTTACCGAGTCTTTTGGTAAGCGCATGTTTTTTGTTAAAAATTTTGCGCGTTCTAAATATGCCAGCAGCCTACAAAACTTTACGGCTGCAAGTTTAATGGGAACAATCAATGATGAAGGTTTTTCCTTCCTTGATGATGTGAGTGAAGCTGTAACTTACAAGCATATCAGTGAGGATATTTTCCTCAATGCTCATGCTTCTTATATTATTAGTCTAGCCGATGCAGCAATTCCGGATAACCAATATGATTCCTCTCTTTATGCTTTCGTGATCAAGTGTATGGACTTGTTGGATCAAGGTTTTGATAAAGAAATTATTACCAATATTTTCGAAATCCAAGTTTTAAGTCGTTTTGGAGTGGCTCTAAATTGTACGGAATGTGCTTTTTGTCATAGTAAGCAAGGTCCGTTTGATTATTCCTATAAATTCAACGCCTGCCTTTGCAAAAATCACTTTGATGAGGACATGCGTCGTTTACATCTGGATCCTAACGTCCTTTATTTGGTTCATCTTTTTCAGGAAATATCTTTAGATCAACTCGAAAAAATATCTGTTAAAAGAGAGATGAAGGAGAAGATACGTTTATTTATTGATGGTATCTACGACGAGTATGTCGGTATTCATTTGAAATCTAAAAAGTTTTTAGATGGCATGAAAGATTGGGCCGACATAATGAAAGAATAA
- the lpdA gene encoding dihydrolipoyl dehydrogenase yields MVVGAQATEVDTVVIGSGPGGYVAAIRAAELGKKVVVIEKDNVGGVCLNIGCIPSKALINVGHHYQDALKQEAGKSPFGLSNGEVNLDWAAAQSWKDEKVVKQLTGGIAMLLKKHKIELIKGTAEFIDNETINVEQEDGFQLLNFQNAIIATGSRPIEIPSFPYGGRIIDSTGALNLKEIPKHLIIVGGGVIGSELGGAYRMLGSKITIVEGLDHILNGFDKEMSDIIANRVKTAGSEIYTSAMAKSATQTDTDVTLTFEVDGKEQTVTGDYLLVSVGRRPNTDMLGLNNTDVKLTDRGLIEVDDSFQTSVPHIYAIGDVVPGPMLAHKASFQAKIAAAAIAGGEDAVDLHIALPAVAYTTTELATVGETPESVKDRMDQVKISKFPFAANGRAISMDDTTGFIRLITENKEGAVIGAQIVGPGASDLISGLALAIENGLTSKDISLTIQPHPTLGEAIMDTAEIADGLPIHV; encoded by the coding sequence ATGGTTGTTGGTGCACAAGCCACTGAAGTAGATACAGTTGTCATTGGATCAGGCCCTGGCGGTTACGTTGCGGCGATTCGTGCGGCTGAACTTGGTAAAAAAGTTGTTGTTATCGAAAAAGATAACGTAGGTGGGGTCTGCCTTAATATTGGTTGTATCCCTTCAAAAGCCTTGATTAACGTGGGACACCACTATCAAGACGCGCTTAAACAAGAAGCAGGCAAAAGCCCGTTTGGTCTTTCTAACGGTGAAGTAAATCTGGATTGGGCAGCTGCTCAATCATGGAAAGATGAAAAAGTTGTGAAACAACTCACTGGCGGTATCGCAATGCTTTTGAAAAAGCATAAAATTGAGTTGATTAAAGGAACAGCTGAATTCATTGATAATGAAACAATTAACGTGGAACAAGAAGACGGCTTCCAATTGTTGAACTTCCAAAATGCAATTATTGCTACAGGTTCACGTCCAATTGAAATCCCAAGTTTCCCTTACGGCGGACGCATTATTGATTCAACAGGTGCGCTTAACCTTAAGGAAATTCCTAAACATTTGATCATTGTTGGTGGTGGTGTTATCGGTTCTGAACTTGGTGGTGCCTACCGTATGCTAGGTTCTAAAATTACTATTGTTGAAGGCTTAGATCACATCTTGAATGGCTTTGACAAAGAAATGTCTGATATCATTGCTAACCGTGTAAAAACTGCCGGTTCAGAAATCTATACTTCTGCTATGGCAAAATCAGCTACTCAAACAGACACAGACGTTACCTTGACTTTCGAAGTAGATGGTAAAGAACAAACTGTTACTGGTGACTACTTACTCGTATCTGTAGGTCGTCGTCCAAACACTGACATGTTAGGTCTTAACAACACTGACGTTAAGCTCACAGATCGTGGCCTTATCGAAGTCGACGACTCATTCCAAACTTCTGTACCACATATCTATGCTATCGGTGACGTTGTTCCTGGCCCAATGCTCGCACACAAAGCATCTTTCCAAGCTAAGATTGCTGCTGCTGCCATTGCAGGCGGAGAAGACGCTGTTGACTTGCATATCGCCCTTCCTGCTGTTGCTTATACAACAACAGAGTTGGCTACTGTAGGTGAAACACCTGAATCTGTAAAAGACCGCATGGATCAAGTTAAAATCAGCAAATTCCCATTTGCGGCTAACGGACGTGCTATCTCAATGGACGATACAACTGGTTTCATCCGTTTGATTACAGAGAACAAAGAAGGTGCCGTTATCGGTGCTCAAATCGTTGGTCCTGGAGCTTCTGACTTGATTTCAGGTCTTGCCCTAGCTATCGAAAATGGTTTGACTTCAAAAGACATTTCATTGACTATCCAACCTCACCCAACACTTGGTGAAGCAATCATGGATACAGCTGAAATTGCTGATGGATTACCTATCCACGTTTAA
- a CDS encoding RNA-binding S4 domain-containing protein — translation MRLDKFLKVSRLIKRRPVAKEVADKGRIKINGKIAKSSSDVKFDDVIEIRFGNKIVEVSVLELKEFTRKEDAEKMYKILSETRITADTEQ, via the coding sequence ATGAGATTAGATAAATTTTTAAAGGTTTCTCGTCTGATAAAACGTCGCCCTGTAGCTAAAGAAGTTGCAGATAAGGGACGAATTAAGATCAATGGGAAAATAGCGAAATCTTCAAGTGATGTCAAATTTGATGATGTTATTGAAATTCGCTTTGGGAACAAGATTGTAGAAGTAAGTGTTCTAGAACTTAAAGAATTCACGCGTAAAGAAGATGCAGAAAAAATGTATAAAATTTTGAGTGAAACACGGATCACTGCAGATACTGAACAATAA